A genomic region of Gemmata massiliana contains the following coding sequences:
- a CDS encoding GxxExxY protein — protein MNAPDYAPRGDLRHGEITEKIIGVFFEVYNELGFGFLESVYHKAMLHVLADAGLRAETQVHLPVFFRGHLVGDFFADIFVERAVILELKAADELDPAHNSQLLNYLKASPAEVGMLLNFGPKPRFKRLVFDNERKRSRPKIESA, from the coding sequence ATGAACGCGCCCGATTACGCCCCGCGCGGTGACCTCCGGCACGGCGAGATCACCGAGAAAATCATCGGCGTGTTCTTCGAGGTGTACAACGAGTTGGGGTTCGGGTTTCTGGAAAGCGTGTACCACAAAGCGATGCTGCACGTGCTCGCCGATGCGGGATTGAGGGCCGAAACTCAGGTTCACTTACCCGTCTTTTTCCGCGGTCACCTCGTCGGAGATTTCTTCGCCGATATCTTTGTGGAACGTGCCGTGATCCTCGAATTGAAGGCCGCGGACGAGTTAGACCCCGCTCATAATTCGCAGCTACTGAACTATCTGAAAGCCTCGCCCGCCGAAGTGGGAATGCTGCTCAACTTCGGACCGAAACCGCGGTTCAAGCGCCTGGTGTTCGACAACGAGCGCAAGCGGTCGCGGCCGAAGATCGAATCTGCTTGA